A genomic segment from Lignipirellula cremea encodes:
- the hypE gene encoding hydrogenase expression/formation protein HypE has product MTDAVDFDGRTCPAPIYDQEQVLLGHGSGGTLSADLIRRVFLPELGNDVLNALEDQAMLPLFDLASGMGADPGAADQPRLAFTTDAFVVKPLFFPGGDIGKLAVHGTVNDLAVGGARPLYLSAAFILEEGLPLAMLRRIVVSMREACAEAGVQLVTGDTKVVDRGKGDQVFITTSGIGLAPAGRRLSIQSAQPGDKILVSGTLGDHGIAIMSLREGIEFETVLESDTASLHDLTRVMLEACPAIRCMRDPTRGGASSTLNELAAASQVGVQLDQAALPVRREVNAACEMLGLDPLYVANEGKLIAVVPPEDADRLLQVMQNHPRGRDAAVIGEVVRDHPGMVVMRSLIGGERVVTMLAGEQLPRIC; this is encoded by the coding sequence ATGACCGACGCGGTGGACTTTGACGGACGGACTTGCCCGGCGCCGATTTACGACCAGGAGCAGGTCCTGCTGGGGCATGGCAGCGGCGGGACGCTCAGCGCCGACCTGATCCGCCGGGTGTTTCTGCCGGAACTGGGGAACGACGTCCTCAACGCCCTCGAAGACCAGGCGATGCTGCCGCTGTTCGACCTGGCGTCTGGGATGGGAGCCGATCCCGGCGCGGCCGACCAACCGCGACTGGCGTTTACGACCGATGCGTTTGTGGTCAAGCCGCTGTTCTTTCCGGGCGGCGATATCGGCAAGCTGGCCGTCCATGGCACGGTCAACGATCTGGCCGTCGGCGGCGCGCGGCCCCTGTATCTGTCGGCCGCGTTTATCCTGGAAGAAGGTCTGCCCCTGGCGATGCTCCGGCGGATTGTCGTCTCCATGCGGGAAGCGTGCGCCGAGGCTGGCGTGCAGTTGGTGACGGGCGACACCAAAGTGGTCGACCGCGGTAAAGGGGATCAGGTCTTCATTACCACCTCGGGGATCGGCCTGGCGCCGGCGGGACGGCGGCTGTCGATCCAGAGCGCCCAGCCGGGCGACAAGATTCTGGTCTCCGGCACGCTGGGGGACCATGGCATTGCGATCATGTCGCTCCGGGAAGGGATCGAATTTGAAACGGTGCTGGAAAGCGACACAGCCTCGCTGCACGATCTGACGCGAGTCATGCTCGAGGCCTGTCCCGCCATCCGCTGCATGCGCGATCCGACCCGCGGCGGCGCTTCCAGCACGCTCAACGAACTGGCGGCCGCTTCCCAGGTGGGAGTCCAACTGGACCAGGCCGCCCTGCCCGTCCGGCGAGAAGTCAACGCCGCCTGTGAAATGCTGGGGCTTGATCCGCTGTACGTGGCGAACGAAGGGAAGCTGATCGCTGTCGTCCCGCCGGAGGATGCCGACCGGCTGCTGCAGGTGATGCAAAACCATCCGCGGGGACGCGATGCGGCCGTCATTGGCGAGGTCGTCCGCGACCATCCCGGCATGGTTGTCATGCGGTCGCTGATCGGCGGCGAGCGGGTCGTCACCATGCTGGCTGGCGAACAGCTCCCCAGGATTTGTTGA
- the cbiQ gene encoding cobalt ECF transporter T component CbiQ — MHADYLDRYSRRESVVHRLDARVKIVAALVLVVAVSCLPGSWRWAYPAAAAVVFTLYALTGLPWSYLFKRLAWSLPFLAMVAAGAPLSRGLSDGFDLAICIVLRALLSLVVMVTLVSTTPFSKLLFALQQLGAPRIIIWILAFMYRYMFVLADELARMRRAKLARSFRTNWMSEVRLLGSFVGVLFVRSFERAERVHAAMCARGWQGELMQDEEPQAEIAHARINYPDQSPMTPPDDLEVRNLTFHYPDGVMALEQVSFAIEAGETVGVVGPNGAGKSTLLLHLNGILPGRPEYEHHHFQGAGKAHRHGQEPQVWIAGIPVGQTHDAEIRRRVGLLFQDPDDQLFCPTVLEDVTFGPRNLGLSPEEAAAVARKCLREVGLTDCEERLPHHLSFGQRKRVCLAAVLACQPAVLALDEPTSNLDAAARRQFLDLLHALPLTQVIATHDLELVVELCDRVILLDQGRVHALGPTREILSNEPLLIRHRLEMPLSLRYESPRGIL, encoded by the coding sequence ATGCACGCCGATTACCTGGACCGCTACAGTCGCCGCGAAAGCGTGGTGCATCGTCTCGACGCCCGCGTGAAAATCGTGGCGGCGCTCGTGCTGGTCGTCGCCGTCAGCTGCCTGCCTGGCTCGTGGCGGTGGGCTTATCCGGCGGCGGCGGCCGTGGTGTTTACGCTGTACGCGCTGACCGGCTTGCCGTGGAGCTACCTGTTCAAACGACTGGCCTGGTCGCTGCCTTTTCTGGCGATGGTCGCGGCCGGAGCGCCGTTGTCCCGCGGGCTGAGCGATGGCTTTGACCTGGCGATCTGCATTGTGCTGCGGGCGCTGTTGTCGCTGGTGGTGATGGTCACGCTGGTCAGCACCACACCGTTTTCGAAATTGCTGTTCGCCCTGCAGCAGCTGGGGGCGCCGCGGATTATCATCTGGATTCTGGCGTTCATGTATCGCTACATGTTTGTCCTGGCCGATGAGCTGGCCCGGATGCGCCGCGCCAAACTGGCCCGCTCGTTCCGGACAAACTGGATGTCCGAGGTGCGCCTGCTGGGCTCTTTTGTCGGCGTGCTGTTTGTCCGCTCCTTTGAACGGGCCGAACGCGTGCACGCCGCCATGTGCGCCCGCGGCTGGCAAGGCGAACTGATGCAGGACGAAGAACCCCAAGCCGAGATCGCCCACGCCCGGATCAACTACCCGGATCAATCGCCCATGACCCCGCCCGACGATCTTGAAGTCCGCAACCTGACCTTCCACTACCCCGACGGCGTGATGGCCCTGGAGCAGGTGTCGTTCGCCATTGAGGCCGGCGAAACTGTCGGCGTGGTCGGCCCCAACGGAGCCGGGAAATCGACCCTGCTGCTGCATCTCAATGGCATTCTGCCCGGCCGCCCGGAATACGAGCATCACCATTTCCAGGGCGCCGGGAAAGCCCACCGCCATGGGCAGGAGCCGCAGGTCTGGATCGCCGGCATCCCCGTCGGCCAGACGCACGACGCAGAGATCCGTCGCCGGGTAGGGCTGCTGTTCCAGGATCCCGACGACCAGCTGTTCTGTCCGACCGTGCTGGAAGATGTGACCTTTGGCCCGCGCAACCTGGGGCTCAGCCCTGAAGAAGCGGCCGCCGTGGCGCGAAAGTGCCTGCGCGAAGTGGGCCTGACCGACTGCGAAGAACGCCTGCCGCACCATTTAAGTTTCGGCCAGCGGAAGCGGGTTTGCCTGGCCGCCGTGCTGGCCTGCCAGCCCGCCGTCCTGGCGCTGGATGAGCCGACGAGCAACCTCGATGCGGCCGCCCGGCGGCAGTTTCTGGATCTGCTGCACGCGTTGCCGCTGACGCAGGTGATCGCCACGCACGACCTGGAGCTGGTCGTCGAGCTGTGCGATCGGGTGATCCTGCTGGACCAGGGGCGCGTGCACGCCCTGGGCCCCACGCGGGAAATCCTGTCGAACGAGCCGCTGCTGATCCGCCATCGGCTGGAAATGCCGCTGAGCCTGCGTTATGAATCGCCACGGGGCATCCTGTAA
- the hypD gene encoding hydrogenase formation protein HypD, translating to MKFQSEYRDPVAAQKLLQAIARTATRPWTIMEVCGGQTHTIVKYGIDELLPPQVELVHGPGCPVCVTPLELIDQAIAIAARPDVIFCSFGDMLRVPGSRTDLFATKAAGGDVRIVYSPLDCLAIAEKNPEKTIVFFAVGFETTAPANAMAVWQAKRRGIENFAVLVSHVLVPPAMTAILSSPTNRVQGFLGAGHVCSVVGYEEYEPLAQRFQIPIVVTGFEPLDLLEGIYRCVRMLEAGRIGVDNQYARAVQRSGNPGAMQLINDVFETTDRKWRGIGVIPASGFRLRPEYQAYDAQRRFQVHQLQVLESDECISGVILQGVKKPKECPAFGKTCTPEHPLGATMVSSEGACAAYYNYGRYRSSQTTNV from the coding sequence ATGAAATTTCAATCCGAATATCGTGATCCGGTCGCGGCCCAAAAGCTCCTGCAGGCGATCGCCCGCACGGCGACCCGGCCGTGGACGATTATGGAGGTTTGCGGCGGGCAAACGCATACGATCGTGAAGTACGGGATCGATGAACTGTTGCCGCCGCAGGTCGAGCTGGTGCATGGTCCCGGCTGTCCAGTCTGCGTGACGCCTTTGGAACTGATCGACCAGGCGATCGCGATCGCGGCCCGGCCGGACGTGATCTTCTGTTCGTTCGGCGACATGTTGCGGGTGCCTGGCAGCCGGACCGATCTGTTCGCCACCAAGGCCGCCGGGGGCGACGTGCGGATTGTGTATTCGCCGCTGGATTGCCTGGCGATCGCCGAGAAGAACCCGGAGAAGACGATCGTCTTTTTTGCGGTCGGTTTTGAAACCACGGCGCCCGCCAATGCGATGGCGGTCTGGCAGGCGAAGCGACGCGGCATTGAGAACTTCGCCGTGCTGGTCTCGCACGTGCTGGTCCCGCCGGCGATGACGGCCATTCTGTCCTCCCCCACCAATCGCGTGCAAGGTTTCCTCGGCGCCGGGCATGTCTGCTCCGTTGTCGGATACGAAGAATACGAGCCGCTGGCCCAGCGCTTCCAGATCCCCATCGTGGTGACCGGCTTCGAGCCGCTTGATCTGCTCGAAGGCATTTATCGCTGCGTCCGTATGCTGGAAGCCGGCCGCATCGGCGTCGACAACCAGTACGCCCGGGCCGTGCAGCGATCCGGCAACCCAGGCGCCATGCAGCTGATCAACGACGTGTTTGAAACGACCGATCGCAAGTGGCGCGGGATCGGCGTGATCCCGGCCAGCGGCTTCCGCCTGCGGCCCGAGTACCAGGCCTACGACGCCCAGCGTCGCTTCCAGGTGCATCAGCTGCAGGTGCTGGAGTCCGACGAGTGCATCAGCGGCGTCATTCTGCAGGGAGTGAAGAAGCCAAAAGAGTGCCCCGCCTTTGGCAAAACGTGCACGCCCGAACATCCGCTGGGAGCGACGATGGTCTCCAGCGAAGGAGCCTGCGCCGCCTATTACAATTACGGCCGCTATCGGTCCTCGCAGACGACGAACGTGTAA
- a CDS encoding DUF5947 family protein: protein MNTDSTSLHRSFTALRRRAQRPAQPVERCEMCSAVLASAHQHLLEPQSRRLVCSCDACSMLFPNQPNLKYRRIPRDARYLADFRLTDAQWDELSIPIDVAFLFFSSPENRVVALYPSPAGPTESLLDLAAWEQIVAANRPLQTMEPDVEALLVNRLASPTSETPAEFAYYLAPIDKCFHLVGLIRSHWSGMSGGPAVWTELQAFFVELKKKARCW, encoded by the coding sequence ATGAACACGGATTCGACTTCCCTGCATCGTTCGTTCACCGCCTTGCGACGCCGGGCCCAACGGCCTGCGCAGCCGGTGGAGCGCTGCGAGATGTGCAGCGCCGTGCTGGCGAGCGCGCATCAGCATCTGCTGGAACCGCAAAGCCGGCGCCTGGTCTGTTCGTGCGATGCCTGTTCGATGCTGTTCCCCAACCAGCCGAACCTGAAGTATCGCCGCATCCCGCGCGACGCCCGATACCTGGCCGACTTCCGGCTGACCGATGCCCAGTGGGACGAGCTGTCGATTCCGATCGACGTCGCCTTCCTGTTCTTCAGCTCGCCGGAAAACCGCGTCGTCGCCCTGTATCCCAGCCCGGCCGGGCCGACCGAATCGCTGCTCGACCTGGCCGCCTGGGAGCAGATCGTCGCCGCCAATCGGCCGCTGCAGACGATGGAGCCCGATGTCGAAGCGCTGCTGGTCAATCGCCTGGCTTCGCCCACGAGCGAGACCCCGGCGGAGTTCGCGTACTACCTGGCCCCGATCGACAAATGCTTTCACCTGGTCGGCCTGATCCGTTCCCACTGGAGCGGCATGTCGGGCGGGCCCGCCGTCTGGACGGAGCTGCAGGCGTTCTTCGTCGAGCTGAAAAAGAAGGCCCGATGCTGGTGA
- a CDS encoding HypC/HybG/HupF family hydrogenase formation chaperone: MCLGIPGKVIETYREHDMLMGKVDFGGVFKRICLEHTPSAEPGQYVIVHVGFSLQVIDEAEAQLVFSFLKEMDELGELETPEP; encoded by the coding sequence ATGTGCCTTGGGATTCCCGGCAAAGTGATCGAGACCTATCGCGAACACGACATGCTGATGGGCAAGGTCGACTTCGGCGGCGTGTTCAAACGGATCTGCCTGGAGCACACGCCCTCGGCCGAGCCGGGCCAGTATGTGATCGTCCACGTAGGTTTCTCACTGCAGGTCATCGACGAAGCAGAAGCCCAGCTGGTCTTCAGCTTCTTGAAAGAGATGGACGAACTGGGCGAGCTGGAAACGCCGGAGCCTTGA
- the hypF gene encoding carbamoyltransferase HypF produces MERLAITVTGVVQGVGFRPFVFRLASRLHLRGFVRNQTGSVQIEVEGDEQSLAAFVQQLQHDPPPLARIDHVQMQRQPASSEPEPGEPFRIVASAADPISPVFISADMGVCDDCLAELRDPADRRYRYPFLNCTNCGPRLTLIESAPYDRSRTTMAPFPLCDACQAEYDDPTDRRFHAQPTACPACGPRLVLWDAHGQTVHDPAAPGEDPLRQFADAVRQGRIGALKGVGGYHLTCDATQPAAVEELRRRKQRDAKPFALMVRDLAAAKRWCEVDADEAALLESLPRPIVLLRKRPDGSGDEGEDALHVADATAPGNPYLGMMLPSTPLHHLLAAELGDRPLVMTSGNLTDEPIACRDDDAVLRLGGLADLILAHNRPIHVRCDDSVVCMVAGAPLPLRRSRGYAPQPIRLPAAAPVPVLAVGGQLKNVFALARDDQAFLSHHLGDLDHWEAYRAFERDIRLYEQLFTIRPQAIVHDLHPDYASTRYAQRRATDEGLPLIGVQHHHAHLASCMAEHGLQGPVMGVILDGAGYGPDGAVWGGEFLLGDDEQFTRYGHLRYVRQPGGDRAAQEPWRMALSHLVDAGVDTSCLNGAPSEQQQVVRQMIDRGFQAPWTSSTGRLFDAVAALLGLRNISQYEGQAAMELEWLAGQADADGAYPFQLQWDEPSADDTAQRSFTIDTRPLVQALAADLKRPQKPAVMARRFHAAVAAWILAGCEEIRRQSQHQTVVLSGGVFSNRLLTTLATTLLTDAGFRVYRHQRVPPGDGGLCLGQLAIAARRLRRDLCNPEATSSLHATASTTTYGDC; encoded by the coding sequence ATGGAGCGGTTAGCAATCACAGTCACCGGAGTCGTGCAGGGTGTCGGTTTTCGGCCGTTCGTCTTCCGGCTGGCTTCCCGCCTGCACTTGCGCGGCTTCGTCCGGAACCAGACCGGCTCCGTGCAGATCGAAGTCGAAGGCGACGAACAATCGCTCGCCGCCTTTGTGCAGCAGCTGCAGCACGATCCGCCGCCGCTGGCCCGGATCGACCACGTCCAGATGCAGCGACAGCCAGCGTCGTCTGAACCCGAGCCCGGCGAACCGTTTCGCATTGTAGCGAGCGCGGCCGATCCGATCAGCCCCGTGTTCATCTCGGCCGATATGGGCGTGTGCGACGACTGCCTGGCCGAGCTGCGAGACCCGGCCGACCGGCGGTATCGATACCCGTTCCTCAACTGCACGAACTGCGGCCCGCGCTTGACGCTGATCGAATCCGCCCCCTACGATCGGTCCCGCACCACGATGGCCCCGTTCCCGCTGTGCGACGCCTGCCAGGCCGAGTACGACGACCCGACCGACCGCCGCTTTCATGCCCAGCCAACCGCCTGCCCGGCCTGTGGCCCCCGGCTGGTCCTGTGGGATGCGCACGGCCAGACAGTTCATGATCCTGCGGCGCCCGGCGAAGATCCGCTCCGACAGTTCGCCGACGCGGTGCGGCAAGGGCGAATTGGCGCCTTGAAAGGAGTGGGCGGGTATCATCTAACCTGCGACGCCACGCAGCCAGCCGCCGTCGAGGAACTACGAAGGCGGAAGCAGCGGGACGCGAAACCGTTCGCCCTGATGGTCCGCGATCTGGCCGCCGCAAAACGCTGGTGCGAGGTCGACGCCGACGAAGCGGCCCTGCTGGAATCCCTGCCGCGGCCGATCGTGCTCCTTCGCAAACGGCCGGACGGATCGGGCGACGAGGGTGAGGACGCTCTGCATGTGGCGGATGCGACCGCGCCCGGCAATCCGTACCTCGGAATGATGCTGCCTTCGACGCCCCTGCATCATCTGCTGGCGGCCGAGCTGGGCGATCGCCCGCTGGTGATGACCAGCGGCAACCTGACCGACGAGCCGATCGCCTGTCGCGACGACGACGCCGTCCTCCGCCTGGGCGGGCTGGCCGATCTGATCCTGGCGCACAACCGGCCCATCCATGTCCGCTGCGACGACTCGGTCGTCTGCATGGTCGCCGGGGCGCCGCTGCCGCTGCGTCGGTCCCGCGGTTACGCCCCGCAGCCGATCCGCCTGCCGGCCGCCGCGCCGGTCCCTGTGCTCGCCGTAGGCGGTCAGCTGAAGAACGTGTTCGCCCTCGCCCGCGACGACCAGGCTTTCCTCAGTCATCACCTGGGCGACCTGGATCACTGGGAAGCGTACCGAGCCTTTGAACGCGACATTCGCCTGTACGAACAGCTGTTCACGATCCGGCCGCAAGCGATCGTCCACGATCTGCACCCGGACTATGCGTCCACCCGTTACGCCCAGCGGCGGGCGACGGACGAAGGCCTGCCGCTGATCGGCGTGCAGCATCATCACGCCCACCTGGCCAGCTGCATGGCGGAGCACGGGCTGCAGGGCCCCGTGATGGGCGTCATCCTGGATGGCGCCGGCTACGGTCCCGACGGCGCGGTCTGGGGCGGCGAGTTCCTGCTGGGCGACGATGAGCAATTCACCCGCTACGGCCACTTGCGATACGTCCGTCAGCCCGGCGGCGATCGGGCCGCGCAAGAGCCCTGGCGGATGGCGCTGTCCCACCTGGTCGACGCGGGCGTCGACACGTCCTGCTTGAACGGCGCGCCGTCGGAGCAGCAGCAGGTCGTGCGGCAGATGATCGACCGTGGCTTCCAGGCGCCGTGGACCTCGAGCACGGGTCGGCTGTTCGACGCGGTCGCCGCGCTGCTGGGGCTGCGCAACATCTCGCAATACGAAGGGCAAGCCGCCATGGAGCTGGAATGGCTGGCCGGCCAGGCGGACGCCGACGGAGCCTATCCGTTCCAGCTGCAGTGGGACGAACCGAGCGCAGACGATACCGCCCAACGTTCGTTTACCATCGATACCCGGCCGCTGGTGCAAGCGCTGGCGGCCGACCTGAAGCGTCCGCAGAAACCGGCCGTCATGGCCCGGCGGTTCCATGCCGCGGTCGCCGCCTGGATCCTGGCCGGCTGTGAAGAGATCCGCCGGCAGTCCCAGCACCAGACGGTTGTCCTCAGCGGCGGCGTCTTTAGTAATCGTCTGCTCACGACGTTGGCGACCACGCTGCTGACGGACGCCGGTTTTCGCGTCTATCGGCATCAGCGTGTTCCACCTGGCGACGGCGGCCTGTGTCTGGGCCAACTGGCGATCGCCGCCCGACGTTTGCGACGCGACCTGTGCAACCCGGAGGCAACGTCTTCCCTCCACGCGACCGCCTCAACCACTACTTACGGAGATTGCTGA
- a CDS encoding energy-coupling factor ABC transporter permease, which produces MHIPDGLLDPVACIGTGLISAVAVGYAVRRTQRDLPERAAPLLGVMAACIFAAQMLNFPIPGGTSGHILGGVLAGVVLGPWAGLLVMTVVLIVQCVLFQDGGLTALGANVLNVAVIGPVGGYAVYNVLRKWIGGFRGVLAGAVIAAWFSVMAAAALCALEISLGGQFRLGPTLGAMLAVHSVIGIGEALMTGFALAFLLQVRPDLIQGMSPTSGRLERATQLVAAGLLIALVMAALLSPFASSFPDGLEASVASLGFHADAAEPLLPAPMADYQVAALETVGVAGSIAGAIGAVVVFAAAWGLSRRWPRRPAGSHVEVLP; this is translated from the coding sequence ATGCATATTCCCGATGGTTTACTTGATCCGGTCGCTTGTATCGGCACTGGCTTAATTTCTGCGGTCGCCGTGGGCTATGCGGTCCGGCGGACGCAGCGCGATTTGCCGGAAAGGGCCGCTCCGTTGCTGGGGGTGATGGCGGCCTGTATCTTTGCCGCGCAAATGCTGAACTTTCCCATCCCTGGCGGCACCTCGGGTCATATCCTGGGCGGCGTGCTGGCGGGCGTGGTGCTGGGCCCCTGGGCCGGTCTGCTGGTGATGACGGTGGTGCTGATCGTGCAGTGCGTGTTGTTCCAGGACGGCGGGCTGACCGCGCTGGGGGCGAACGTGCTGAACGTGGCCGTGATTGGCCCGGTCGGCGGGTATGCGGTGTATAACGTGCTGCGTAAATGGATTGGCGGATTCCGCGGCGTGCTGGCCGGGGCCGTGATCGCCGCGTGGTTCAGCGTGATGGCGGCGGCCGCGTTGTGTGCGCTGGAAATTTCCCTGGGCGGGCAGTTCCGGCTGGGGCCGACCCTCGGCGCCATGCTGGCCGTGCATAGTGTGATTGGCATCGGCGAGGCCCTGATGACGGGCTTTGCCCTGGCCTTTTTGCTGCAGGTTCGTCCCGATCTGATCCAGGGTATGTCGCCCACGTCGGGCCGGCTGGAGCGGGCGACGCAGCTGGTCGCGGCCGGGCTGTTGATCGCCCTAGTGATGGCGGCGCTCTTGTCGCCGTTTGCCTCTTCCTTTCCCGATGGACTGGAAGCCTCGGTGGCGAGCCTTGGTTTCCATGCCGACGCCGCCGAACCCCTGCTGCCGGCCCCGATGGCCGACTACCAGGTGGCCGCGCTGGAAACGGTCGGCGTGGCCGGTTCGATCGCAGGGGCGATCGGCGCCGTGGTGGTGTTTGCGGCGGCCTGGGGTCTGTCGCGGCGGTGGCCGCGTCGTCCGGCGGGCAGCCATGTGGAAGTTCTCCCTTAA
- a CDS encoding hydrogenase maturation protease, whose amino-acid sequence MPEPACPPSILLAGIGNIFQADDAFGSEVARRLADRSWPAGVKLVDYGIRAIDLTYALLEPRDLTILIDAVSRGGPPGALYLIEPDLDVLQTEARATAPALDGHTMDPLQVLRAVALQGGLGGRLLLVGCEPGDLGGEEGRMGLTAPVQAAVVEACDMVASLVADFAADPHTQGKARHA is encoded by the coding sequence ATGCCTGAGCCCGCCTGCCCGCCGTCGATCCTGCTCGCGGGGATCGGCAACATCTTCCAGGCCGACGACGCCTTTGGCAGCGAGGTCGCCCGGCGCCTGGCGGACCGTTCCTGGCCGGCGGGGGTGAAGCTGGTCGACTACGGCATTCGGGCCATCGATCTGACTTACGCCCTGCTGGAGCCGCGGGACCTGACGATCCTGATCGACGCCGTTTCCCGCGGCGGCCCGCCCGGCGCGCTGTACCTGATAGAACCCGATCTGGACGTACTGCAGACGGAAGCGCGGGCGACGGCCCCTGCCCTGGATGGCCATACAATGGACCCGCTGCAGGTGTTGCGGGCGGTCGCCCTGCAGGGCGGTCTGGGCGGACGCTTGCTGCTGGTCGGTTGCGAACCGGGCGACCTGGGCGGCGAGGAAGGCCGCATGGGTCTGACGGCGCCGGTGCAGGCGGCGGTCGTCGAGGCGTGCGATATGGTAGCGTCGCTGGTTGCCGATTTTGCCGCCGACCCGCATACTCAGGGGAAGGCCCGTCATGCATGA
- a CDS encoding NifU family protein, translating into MPENGPIPSNTQMLKDMQRIEALIQQIEASADPHFRGMAVELVQLLMEVHGGGIAHMLEIVSAGGPAGEQILQQFGEHDLVAKLLMLYSLHPVDLETRVRGALDKVRPMLRSHGGDVELLGVEGNIVRLRLEGSCNGCPSSSQTLRNTIEEALYDGAADIGDLQVVGQEPESSSAAFVSLDSIKVGK; encoded by the coding sequence ATGCCTGAGAACGGCCCGATTCCCAGCAACACGCAGATGCTCAAGGACATGCAGCGGATCGAAGCGCTGATCCAGCAGATCGAAGCGTCCGCCGATCCGCACTTTCGCGGCATGGCGGTGGAACTGGTCCAGCTGCTGATGGAAGTGCACGGCGGCGGCATTGCCCACATGCTGGAGATCGTTTCGGCCGGCGGTCCAGCGGGCGAACAGATCCTGCAGCAGTTTGGCGAACACGATCTGGTCGCCAAACTGCTGATGCTGTACTCGCTGCATCCGGTCGATCTGGAAACGCGCGTCCGCGGCGCGCTGGACAAAGTCCGACCGATGCTGCGGTCCCATGGCGGCGATGTCGAGCTGCTGGGCGTAGAGGGCAACATCGTCCGGCTGCGGCTGGAAGGCAGCTGCAACGGCTGCCCCTCCTCTTCGCAAACGCTGCGAAACACGATCGAAGAAGCGCTCTACGACGGGGCCGCCGACATCGGCGACCTGCAGGTCGTCGGTCAGGAGCCGGAGAGTTCGTCCGCGGCCTTTGTCTCCCTGGATTCGATCAAAGTCGGCAAGTAA
- a CDS encoding hydrogenase maturation nickel metallochaperone HypA/HybF: MHELSIALSILDIAAEESAQRDGAAIRAIHIRLGPLSGVVNTALLSAFELARESCPWGDVRLVVEETPLRIFCEACQCEQTVASIQLMCCPVCDRPSGDIRSGREMEIVAMEIEDPSAVQPHEASP, from the coding sequence ATGCATGAACTTTCAATTGCCCTGAGTATTCTCGATATCGCCGCGGAAGAATCCGCGCAGCGGGACGGGGCTGCCATCAGGGCGATCCATATCCGGCTGGGGCCGCTGTCGGGGGTGGTGAACACGGCGCTGCTCTCGGCGTTTGAACTGGCCCGGGAGAGCTGCCCCTGGGGGGACGTCCGCCTGGTGGTGGAAGAAACGCCTTTGCGGATTTTTTGCGAGGCTTGCCAGTGCGAGCAGACGGTGGCTTCGATCCAGTTGATGTGCTGCCCGGTCTGCGACCGTCCGTCGGGCGACATTCGCAGCGGCCGCGAGATGGAGATCGTCGCCATGGAAATCGAAGACCCTTCCGCCGTTCAACCCCACGAGGCATCCCCATGA
- the hypB gene encoding hydrogenase nickel incorporation protein HypB — protein MTSSTRLVQVRTQILKDNDVVARALRQRFQESGVFVVSLVSSPGSGKTMLLEKTLAALGKEYKVAALVGDLATENDALRLARSGAPVRQITTGAVCHLEAHMVQQSLADWNVEPLDFLFLENVGNLVCPATYDLGEDLRLVLFSVTEGEDKPLKYPTIFNTADIALLTKMDLVQAVEFDRNTALQSIQAVRPGMQTLELSAKTGDGMAAWLELLRQRRGERSR, from the coding sequence ATGACAAGTTCCACCCGCCTGGTCCAGGTGCGTACGCAGATTCTCAAGGATAACGACGTGGTCGCCCGCGCCCTGCGGCAGCGGTTCCAGGAGTCGGGCGTGTTCGTCGTGAGCCTGGTTTCCAGCCCTGGCTCCGGCAAGACCATGTTGCTGGAGAAAACGCTGGCGGCCCTGGGAAAAGAGTACAAGGTGGCGGCCCTGGTGGGGGATCTGGCGACTGAGAACGACGCCCTGCGACTGGCCCGCTCCGGCGCTCCGGTCCGGCAGATTACGACCGGCGCCGTTTGCCACCTGGAAGCCCATATGGTGCAGCAGTCGCTGGCTGACTGGAACGTGGAGCCTCTCGACTTTTTATTCCTGGAGAACGTTGGTAACCTGGTTTGTCCGGCGACCTACGACCTGGGCGAAGACCTCCGGCTGGTGCTGTTTTCTGTCACCGAAGGGGAAGACAAACCGCTGAAGTACCCGACCATTTTCAACACTGCCGATATTGCCTTGCTGACCAAAATGGATCTGGTCCAGGCCGTCGAGTTCGATCGCAACACGGCCCTGCAAAGCATCCAGGCAGTGCGCCCCGGCATGCAAACGCTAGAGCTATCCGCCAAAACCGGAGACGGAATGGCAGCCTGGCTGGAACTGCTGCGGCAACGGAGAGGGGAGAGGAGTCGCTAG